The Rhopalosiphum maidis isolate BTI-1 chromosome 4, ASM367621v3, whole genome shotgun sequence region AGTTCTTCTCAatgcgatttaaaattttggtaattttgatataaatatcgaGGGAGTAAAATTGTACCCcgcaaaaaagtttttaactatgttacgTGGgtataagacagagacaacacatgcgagtatagcgtcctcttaactattatttttaaaagtcaatCCAAATATgaaccaaatttatttaataattataacgtctttattttgtattaaaatataaacataaatacacgAGAAAATTCATTTCGAAACAGCAACCAAATGCAAAGCTTATATGCGGTGAGGTCGAGTACTAGTGTCtagccataataattataataacaataatcaaatACCTTACCTAAATACTacccaatattaattaaatatattttaatttatttaatattttcatgattaTAGTCAAGGATTTTTCCTGTAGATTGATTTGTTGCTCACGACGcttcgattattatttaagtttcacTATACTATGTAAGGAATTTAAGACACTACGCgaaagcataataattattatcgtatctACCTAAGCAgtatgtgtacctataatCTATGTCGATAATTCCAGGATAATACCATGcaataatgcattataataactattgtacCCAAGTCGTATGTCAATAAGCCCAAtgtaatagacaataatatgcaaaaatacataataattattgtacctaaTTTGTATGCGCGTTAAATTGcgcaataatatcataaattcatcACCGCAGGAATATGAAACCCGAACACATGttctatatgtattatatacataacaatgCGTAATATTCCTATTTCCTAGTACTATAATAGCCgtccgtataatattatccgtcGTCGAATTACATTTTCTGGATATTATCTGCATTAGTCTGTAACAGcgcaatttatacatattgaaataccactataatacctatagtgGCTTATTGGCATGACATAGTCGGCGgtgtaagtattatattgttaaaaataaatatatgcatattacacTACTATACCTGTATGCAACCGTCAAATgtttatgttgttttatttacgaCACTCCTTTGGTTTAATCTAAAGGTTGGTTTTGAATTATCATAGTATGaatctaataagtaatagccCGTGTTCTTTGTTTTAAAGTACAATTTAAaggatttgtttaaataagtgATTTTAAAGTACCTATCTAGTTATATAagaattttctattaatagtaatttttttcaattatttggatctaaattaaaatctgtttATTCGTGTTACACTATTGAAATTCTAAGATTCAAAAAGTATAACTGATCTAGCCCGTGATATGTCGAATTCGCTTTGGTATATTTATGGTAAACAACTTAATTCGTTTTAAAGATaagttataaactaatatgtgTGTTTAATAAACTCGAATTAAAATGTAGTGTctaatgattattgtttatttattcttaaataaaattaaagtaattttaaagtgattaaaattgtatgatatggtatattttagttgcccaaaaatgtctaattttttaaaagtttatttttaaactattactcAGACCTAATAACGTAGTATACGATTTCGTTTTTAATGAGTTGctcattttttaatctaaaaataaaataaaatattatagatttatatactatatcacACACAATTTAAAGACATTAAAAAAGAATCTAACTAACCTAACCCgacattttgatattattattcaaaataaatattatttattcctcAATAATTTCgttgatttataaacattgcGGTTTATTTGTCCGACGTAGAACATGTGTATTTATTCATCCACTATTGTGaaagttcaatataatattatacctatgtggCTATATATGCGTGACATATATTTAGAACATCCAGTAATGGTCAGGTAAGCCCGGATAAGTGGTTCGCTATACCTATGACGTGCATACATGATAATCTCGAAGGAAGTTCTTCCGTATTCATCaaagagagagaaagagaaagTGACACATTGATgattggttttataaatagtcTTCGTTAAAAGCAATaatccataatatataataatttataatagccaataaaagcttattggtatatatttatgtattatagttatttatcaatattaataataatatgtattaatataatacgaaaatagtaataataatatataggtataagtaaaaaatgtttttgtgttatgcacaaaattttattttctgatcGATTACGATTCGTTGAATTCTGACCACAAGCATTGTTATCGtcgttatttttcaaaataaaattttcgtAGGTTGCCCCCTACCGACGggcgtgtaatataatataacgttgcCACCGTAACTtcgttgatacattttttcgttcattatttaaaaaaccgtattatatacaaatatataatgcgtgtatgatttaatgtttttccGCGCGTGTAGCGGAGAAATGATCAAGTGGCACATTGGTTTTCATGCGTACCTATGagttatacatacaattacaTAGACCATCTCATGTATGATTTTATCAGTGTACACTTGAATTGTGtcttattaaaagtaaaaaaataagaaccaCACACTTGTTATAATCGACGCATTTAAACGAATCGGTTGGCGATAAAACCAAAATTCGacctgaataataatatgtataaataccaCCCGTTGTGCTGACGGACTATAATGACTGTATAACATTCTGgccataactatatttaatataatacgcgtatATTAGATTTTCGTATTTGGAATGCGATTATAATGGTAGGTAATTATGACGACGGCATTATCGCATGAGAGGCGTATCacgatatgatatatttatatacatccgcaaacataatatacctgtATCCTATATACTTACCGAAGCCGGTGGTACgcgttaatataatagtatcacGCATGTTAATTAGCCGTATAGCGTATAATACAACGAACACTGTGTGCTATGCAGTGTGTATACACACGTACAAGCACCAGTGGGTATCTAATGGTACTTAGCACTAGTACACgcacagttataatataatatttggtggTGCACTGTTTGCAATAACGGCAAAtcgaatcaaataattttttgtaacacCGCCTGCgagtatatatctatattataaaggtacCTATTTCCGTATAGCGTTTAGTTAGATTCGCCCCCGCCAAACACTCTCCGCGTGTTTTCATACCCACGCAGTTctcaatgtatatataatgatatcatattatcgtATACTGTTATAAACGCGCCTATGAATACCGTTGATTCCACGAATTTAGTGCATAAATACTGCAATTATGTTAGATGTAACATGTGCCGACTCGAACTCGTTCAGTGCAGttcattatgttattaaaagattaaatagtaattaaacatTGAATAACTGTGTGTCCGggtagttaaaaatgtgtagaCCGTAGTTGAAAAAATCGTTTTCtctctctaaaaaaaaaaaataataataataactcacGAGATCAGGAGCGCTTTACagagaaaaatatgtataatttttttcaaatgcatAGAATAACAACGAGTTATAGATACGAGTATGTTTGTGTGAGAATTTAGGGGAAACCTATAGCTACTGTCAAAGGAAAAtagattagtaaaaaaataatattgtacccaatcaaaaaaatcatctatgattagtaaaaaagaaaatacgaGAATCTACCTCAGCATTTACTTTTTCTATAATCAATTTCGACTAATGTATgtgttaaatgaatattatatgttatagaaatcaataatcataaaacgattgattttgatattatattaccatgtattaagtaaatacaatataataattgcaaattGAAATACGGTACAAGATTTATTATCGTATTGTCAacgctataatattttacgaccTCGTTAAGTGTATAAGGGAGGTGACGCCGATTTGGTCTGGTGCAACGAACTCAACAATTTGTTTTCCCAAATGTCTgacataatgttattgttttataatagaattaataattgtctttACACAAACTCGATTAACATTTTGTGATTGGTTTATGTTTGAAACGAATGTTaagtgttttttataataggtatcggaatgatgtatataatgtaaacggaaataaaatataaaatattttccaccAAACAccgatttatttcaaaatcatatgataataatcataatgtaGTAATTAATCTTTCAttacataatgtttaatataatagtgtacaCAATTGCACTACAGACTCTTTTAGGtactttatacaatatattaagttttaatttttaggtaccTCCCATGGTCTTACCGCTTCTACTTCATAAGCCATGCAACCTAGTAGTTTATTTTCTTTGGTTTTTTTCCTTGcctacaaatttatattttccataaaAGTACACTTTGGGAAAGTTATTGTCTTCAATAAGTACTGTGTCATATTCTGATGATGAATAATTTccctgtaaatatttattaataattaaacaaatttcagtaacacatattatattcaatttttttttttttgattatatgaggaatttgtattttaatatattaaattataatttacattataaatttatttaattaggattcaccatatttgtaaatattaaatattaccattGGTATTGGACAGTTTCCAGATGGAAAATTAAAAGCTTTTAGAAACGAAAACCAAGCATTTCCTGCgatgaattttgatttagaacAGGCATTATtggttacataaataatagaatttgGTTTCCAGCCACCAGTTAAACTCCTAGATGCTGCATTTCTATCAAACTATgtatcaaacaataaaaatacatctaatagtataataaatacctactccGTGAAACATGTTTAaggttaaattgaaaataattaaaaaataatacttaaatttaactacctataaaatattttttttgttcatgggaattttattataatttatgatttatacataatattatgtatttttaatcaaaattatctaataaatatcaataaaaacttatcttatcttaaaatatgcataatattcttttaaaaaatatgacctctcctccaaaaaaaaaaaaattaaattataaaaactaaaaaaatatctgaatTTTAGTAGaagaatatattctaaaaatcatatattgtatttaagacGTATATgacgtaaacattttttccaatcctgtaaatttaatacttcacTATAGAAATTTgtcttataaaaatgaacttttGGTGCTGACCGATTTTCGTCCGGTTTGGTCGAGTCACACCACTCAATTAAATCATCGTCAGTTTGTTATATTGatcttaacattattaaaatatatattatttttatattattggaatGTCTATATAACCGAAGTAAATGGTAACCTCTTTATACAACAATTCaagagtttatttatattcttttaaattaatattatattattatttgtatcgattaatatttttatataaattaaataagcattattaaattccatttaaagtaaaatgtttattacttcaatgacattatataaaaataatagaaaatataaaatcagaaAGGTCTCGTTGTGgtatattattcttagaaTGTAACTTGTAAttgaatcaatttaaaattatacatttgttctgtacgaaaaacgatttaaagAAGAGACTATGTATGTCAGCttctatttcaaaaaaattttgaatttattttgattaatatttattctttatttttctaatataataacctggtagattgaattttaataagtatatgaaaattaaaccgCTCATCATTAcaaattgaaatgtattatataaataaaagaagaaaaattattttgtaagaaacctcgtaatattatatatattacagtgcAATCACTTCTATTGCGAACCaaagaattatatatttttttactttacttaCTATTAATGAATCGTCAAAAGGTACTCCTAATGTGAAATTGCCCTTGAATTCTGTGATTGTTGATgactttttattcaaatataaatttattttaattggtagtttttttgtgttttcacATTGGCGAATTGCGTTTACTATTAACCGAAATTTTCCctgtagttaaaaaatatatgcatcataataatataatacaaattatcaataataaaatatgtcattttaaaaaaataattcaaaatactttttaacttACCAAGGGTAAATTAGgcataaaattagtttgtgCTTTTGAGAcgaaaaaaaaccatacaaaaatatatactttaattagaatcattttagtatttcactaatattacacctaaaattaataataagtttggtatttttattaagtgagaatgaaaataaagttacgacgtaaaacaaataataatacattgttgatgtattcaaaatattgattaaggATGTTATTAGGTACTTGTAAATAACAGCCTCAATTAATAAACTGTTTATCATTGCATCGTATTGCAAATGTGAAACATAACAACGGGATTGTGGTGTAGTAAGTAATGATTGTgacgttattaaaattacacaccgttgtaatattaaaaccgACAaggaataaaaacattaaaaacatacaaatataatataatagcacaaaaaaaaactttatacataatacaacaaaattaaatatatttttggttaagttaggttagaaataataatgtgttttgaAAGTGTCAATATGTGagaatgaaaacaatattcaaattattatcattgatacaatagtgcattaaaatatttttgtgttttgctTGATATGCACTAGTGGTAACCTCAAATTCGAAGAGCACCgataatgcaaataatatttacacagtTATTTTAACAAGGTTTGAATGATTGACGACCTCACAGTGATCGttgaaacaaacaataattttagtttcaacCAAAAATTATGTGATATTGCATCAGTTCTTTTTTAGCTGtggttttgtatttaatttgattagataacaatattatttttatttttatttagttataatattatacaataatccaTTATTATTCAGGGTTAggtcattattattgattaaatgtatttctaattaaatagttaaatcataaatgtattaaatttctgatttttgacaatattccaaaataatttgctgatgagtatatcaatatattatcattatattatatatattttgaatgtaaaatataataaacgacttttaaatcatttaaaaaataatcttataacaaaaattattatttatatttgaggtaaaatcaatattaaaggtTATTATCGTTAATACATAAAGTCTAATAACACAGAAACTaaagtttatgttttaatttagatgAATAAACATCTGAAAAAATCTAGCCTAAtaacttacaataaaaaaagggtgcttattattttattttttttttataagtgtacAACGCCGAAGTCCACTCCTTTAATGGTATAAACAATGTATGTTTCTGATGATATGTTCTATAAGCATAattgaaaattccaaaaatcgaaatttgaataaactaACTTTCAACggataaaattaatgtgataATCATTGGCGTGCCGCTCTGTATATCATTAGTGTTTGTATATTGTGGAATACACGTCGGTTGCTCACGATATCGCCTTAAACATGACCTCActcgatttaatttaaaaagaactaACGTCTAatcgatttttaatataatttatttaatagcgtGATGTTATCCACTCGGCGGGTCGGCCGTTGCTTCTGCAAGCCAAGATTTGGTAAACGCCACAGGGATCCCAGTTACTTTTCAATCTATTTTCAGAACAGAGTCGGGATAGGTGGAGCTTTGGACGTCGTTTgccagtttatttatttatttatttattttttttttttgaatgatcGAAAATCGCAATTCGGAAAAATCGATTGGACCCGATCGATGTTCGGGAAAAGAGACGAACACTTGTCGCTAACCTcacctaaattatattctatataatatacaagctGAGGTACCACCgtgttaatttagtatttacattgcATTACGAATTAAGTATTCTCCGAAAATCTAAAGCGTGCATGCGtctttaaactgcttatacgTGATTATATAATTCGGCGTAAGTATAAACAGCGTaacaattagatatttttttctaaagtaaAGGAATCAAACGGTTTCAGTGgttgtattttgaaaaaaattcaaccaTTTGTACGTTTTTGCTTTAGtgcatttttagtattttgctCAATTAATTACATCactgatttatatttcatttccaAATCgcaataatttttctgaaaacatttatacacaaatttCGAACGTCAAATCCTCGGTAAtgccttattatttataagcatttaaagttcacaGATAAGATGAGTGGAATGGCTACAACAGCTGATaccttaaactttaaatgcatataaatattaaactatcgGATCGGTGTAATATATAACTGCGTGTATCAAACTTTTCATGGCTATCCTTTtcctgaaatataaaattaaaaactagcaGCAACGGCGGTGGGCTTTAAAGAAAGTATAATAGAAATCCGAAGAATAAAATCACCGTCATAAAATACAGCAGGactaaaacaaattcaatttattctatatatattttttatagaaattatactttatactgtaTTGCATGATAACAGCTAGTTTTCTAATATGCCGTATGGCGTGCACATAACTGtcctaattattatagtccAATCCTTCAATGACGAGTAATACTATATCCCTGCTTATAGTGGTAtagatagaaaataaaaaatacccaTTAAAAGGATAGTGGGGCACGCCGATAAAACACAAAATCTCTTCGTAACACTACGTGCAAACCGTAGGTACaactaaattaacttaaatgttaaatatattgaatagttgaaac contains the following coding sequences:
- the LOC113550072 gene encoding uncharacterized protein LOC113550072; this encodes MILIKVYIFVWFFFVSKAQTNFMPNLPLGKFRLIVNAIRQCENTKKLPIKINLYLNKKSSTITEFKGNFTLGVPFDDSLIFDRNAASRSLTGGWKPNSIIYVTNNACSKSKFIAGNAWFSFLKAFNFPSGNCPIPMGNYSSSEYDTVLIEDNNFPKVYFYGKYKFVGKEKNQRK